The genomic window CACCTCCAAATGGCAGCAAAAAACAACCTAACCTCCGGCATAGGACCCAACAAAACAAGAGGATCAATCCATTGCACCCAGTATGCCGACGACACAATCATTCTTTGCAATGCAAACAAGCAACAAGTCTTCAACTTGAAACTCATCCTTTATATCTTTGAGCTCCTTAATGAATCGAAAATAAATTTTGTCAAAAGCATGCTCTTTGGCTTGGAACTCTTAGATTTGGCCTATATTTCTTTCCTTTGCTAAGTAACTGAGCTGTACATTCTACAAGTTCCTGGCAGAATAGCTTGGCTCCCCCCTTCACCATTCAAAACTGAGGGTGTCGGATTGGTCTTTCATTATAGAGaagattgaaaaaaaattggCTTCATGGAAGGGCAAACTGCTTTCCATTGAAGGCAGATTAATGCCAGTTAAATGCCGTTCTAAGCACTATCTCAATATACTAGATGTCATCTATCGCTTTACCTAAGAGGTGATTGAAAGAATCGATAGAGATCAAAGAGTGACACCGGAGTATCCTCAGCAAAAGATAATGGAAAATAAAGTTTACTATCTACGGTCCAAAAGATAGTAACATCTACTGTTTTATATCAACTTTGATCTCAAACTGAATCATTCTAGAAGTTTGTATAGTATGGGCCATATATGGTTGGAAAGCTTTATGAGTCCAATTTTCAACGCATCAAACAGTTCGTAATTTGGAGCTTTTTAGAAGGAGTTATAAGTGTTTTACTAAAGTACAGTCTTCTATCCGAATTTGACTGCTATTTcttgagaattaagtatctttAATCATTTTCTGGTGTCAGTTTGGTATTAGAGCTCAAGGTTGATGGCTCCACGTCACTACAACCAAAATGCTAGAGAACCAACCGAAAGAGATGTTCATGATATCGAGATAGACGAATTAAAGAGACAAGTGCAGCAACTTCAGGATCGCCTACAACATATTGAAAATACAAACCATGCTGATCATGTTCCAGATGATCCCGACGAAAAGGATaaaaatctttttcatgatgCCCACATTCAAGTCTTAAGTGGAGATGATTTTCCATGCCATCAAGCTCTAAGAAATCGAAATTCCCAGCAAGAACTCAACATCCGAATCGATATTCTAGAATTTGAAGGATAAGTTCATCGGAAAGAATTCATCGATTGGATTCATTCTGTTGAATGTGTTTTTGATTGCAAAGATATTGCTGAACATCAGAAAGTGAAGTTAATAGCTATTAAATTGAGAAAGCATGCATCTATTTGGTGAAAATATTTGAAGAATCAATGAGCTCGTGATGGTAAAAGCAGAATTGTTActtagaagaagatgaagagctgaagaagaagttcTTACCTGAACATTACCGTCAAGATATCTTTCTCAAATTGTACAATCTCAAACAAAAAGAGCTCTCTATAGAATATTACACAGTTGAGTTTGATAATCTTTCAATACTTTGTGACCTTTATAAATCGAAAGAGCAAAAGATTGCTCGTTATCTTGGAGGACTTCGATCTAAAATTTGCAATATAGTTCAGTTACAGTCCTATTGGACATACAATGATATGTCCGAGCTTGTCTTCAAGGTGGAGAAGCAGCTCAAGGAAGCAAAAGAAAATCAATTCCGATCATGGTTGAAGGTTGGAGCACCAAGCCGAGGGATCACTTCAATTGTCAAACCAACTTCAGCAAATAAGTCCAATACATCTCAACTACCTCCAAGGAATGAACCAGCAGCCCCCACTCGCCAAGGTACTTCTCAATCCAATGTTCGTAGAAGTTACAAATGTCAAGAAATTGATCATATTGCTTTTGATTATCCAAACCAAAGGATAGTAACTCTTATTagagaagaagatggagaaaCTCTAGACCCTCCTATCTTTGATGAAGCTGAAGATGAGGAAGAAGAGGTCACATATGGTGATCAAAGAGAGTTGCTGGTCATTCAGTAAAATCTAAATTCTGCCCATATGGAAGAGGATAATTGGCTTCGCAACAACATCTTTCACACTTATTGTACCTCTCACGGCAAGGTGTGTGATGTTATTATTGATGGTGGAAGCTGTAAAAATGTGGTGGCTACAAAAATGATGGACAAGTTAAACCTTAAAATTGTGGCTCATCCTCAACCATACAAGCTATCATGGCTATGCAAAAGAAATGAGGTAAGGgttgataaaaaatatctcattcaATTTTCTGTTGGAAAGAGATATAAGGATGAGATATGGTGTGATGTGGTGTCTATAGATGCTTGCCATCTGCTTCTTGGACATCTTTGAAAATATGACAAAAAAGTCATTCATGATGGCTTCAAAAATACATACTCTTTTGAAAAAGATCAAGTGAAGGTCGTATTAGGACCTATAAAGTTGAATGATTCTCCTAAGCCTCCACAAGAGAAGAGAGATTTACTTTCCAAATCTGAATTGTATGAAGCTTTGCATAATGAAGAAGAAATCTATGCTATTATTGTCTTAGAAAagaatgaagagaagaagaaaatttcATCTAATGTGCAGTCCTTACTTGAagaatttcaaaatattatattgaAAGATTGTCAATGGGACTGCCACCCATGAGAGATATCCAACATTGCATTAATTTCATTTCTGATGCCGTCCTTCCTAACAAGGCAGCCTATACAATGAACCTAAAGGAGCATGAGGAGCTTCAAAAGCAAGTAGATGAACCGATAGCAAAAGGATTTGTGAAGAAAAGTATGAGTCCATGTGCTGTTTCAACCCTTTTTGTCCCAAAGAAAAATGGATTGTGGTGTTTGTGCATTGATAGTAGGATAGTAAATAAGATTACTATCAAGTACCACTTTTCTATACCACGTCTTGATGATCTTTTTGATCAACTATATAGTGCTTGCATATTCTCCAAGATTGATCTTCGCAGCGGGTATCATCAAATCCGGATGAGGGCGGGTGATGAATAAAAGACCACCTTCAAGACAAGAGATGGACTTTATGAGTGGATGGTAATGCCTTTTGGTCTTTCTAATGCTCCTAATACTTTCATGCATCTTCTGAATCATATCTTTAAACCTTTCATTAGAAAGTTTGTTATTATATACTTTGATGATATTCTTGTATATAGCAAAGATACTGGGCAGCATCTTGATCACTTGCAACAAGTCTTCAACATGCTAAGGGAGCAAAAGTTGTATGCTAATCTGAAGAAGTGTGAGTTTTTCACTGATAGCCTAGTTTTCTTAGACTATGTTGTGCCAAGTGAAGGAATGAAAGTGGATTCCAGCAAGGTGGAAGCCATCATCAGCTGGCCAACACCGAAATCTATCCATGAAGTTCGAAGTTTTCATGATCTTGCTTCATTTTATCATCGCTTCATCAAGGGATTCAGCACCATCATCTCTCCAATCACCGAATGCATCAAAAGCAGCACATTTAAGTGGAGTGAAGATCCTCAAAAAAGCTTTGAGcttattaaaaagaaaatgaCCAAGGTACCTATACTAGTACTTCTAGATTTCAGCAAGGTGTTTGAAGTAGACTGTAATGCTTCTAGTGTAAGCGTTGGTactgtccttagtcaagaaggaaAGTCAATTGCTTATTTTAGTGAGAAATTAAGCAACAACCGGTGTAACTACTTTACTTATGATAAGGAGTTCTATGCTATTGttagagccttggatctttgaaGTCATTATCTATTGCCAAAAGAGTTTATTCTCTTCTCAGATCATGAAGCATTAATATTTATCAATGGATAACATAAACTCAACAAGAGACATGCACGTTGGATGGAGTTTCTTCAAGCTTATACTTTTTACATCAAGCATAAATCAGAAAAGCAAAATCAAGTGGCTGATGCTTTGAGTCGTAGATATTTCTTGCTATCCACTATGCAAGTAAGAGTCTTAGGCTTTGAAATAGTGAAGGAATTATATgaagattgttgggtataaaatacccacagccgaagtcctcagcggaatcgactacatgacaactccgcccggactcctacgggagccgggctccgtcttcgacaacgactgccggtaagccccgtccagacttctacaggagtcggacttcgcctttaactttagttgcaggaagactccgcccggactcctacgggagccgggcttcatcctcgactccaacggctgcaaaacagactgcgtccagactcctacgggagccggattcctccgacaacttcaaccgcaagtagactccgcccggactcctacgggagccaggctccgtcctcgacaacgactgttggtaagccccgtccgaacttctacaggagccggacttcgcctttaactttagttgcaggaagactccgcccggactcctacgggagccgggcttcatcctcgactccaacggctgcaagacagactgcgtccggactcctacgggagccggactcctccgacaacttcaaccgcaagtagactccgcccggactcctacgggagccgggctccgtcctcgacaacgactgtcggtaagccccgtccggacttctacaggagccggacttcgcctttaactttagttgcaggaagactccgcccggactcctacgggagccgggctacatcctcgactccaacggctgcaagacagactgcgttcggactcctacgggagccggactcctccgacaacttcaaccgcaagtagactccgcccggactcctatgggagccggactccgtcctcgacaacgactgccggtaagccccgtccggacttctacaggagccggacttcgcctttaactttagttgcaggaagactccgcccggactcctacgggagccgggcttcgtcctcaacaactacaaccgcgagcagactccgtccggactcctacgggagccggactccgccaacaacgtcaaccgcaagcggactccgcccagactcctacgggagccgggctccatcctcaactccaaccgctggtaagcccctgtccggactccgaccgctgccgaacttcagctagcagatctgcactcccaggccacaatcacggccacgatcctgctccacttcctgcggcggactccgcacagctccatcaccccctgacaggccgcagtaacggtcgcaacactgttcCACtctctacgacggatcccacgcggctccattactacctgacaggccacgataaacggccatgatcctgctccacctcctgcaacggataccgcacgattctcccatccgctggcaagacgcgacagcaaacgccgccccacttcccgcggcagattccacgtggcacgccccagtgatggccacgggtctactccactactcttcgcagcaaatttcgcctgaccctgggcagcccactaccaggcggttacaaacgtcgccatcaatccgttacctcctccgcctataaaaaggaggacccagatacgttattctataagctcatttcttatctcaaaactctgctaaattctccgttcgagcgctccattcttgttgaggcagaaaactgacttgagcgtcggagggtcttgccggagcaaccccacctccggtttagacttcctttgcaggtcccggcggcgaccgcgacttccccgactccagcttctccagcgcaggcggatttttgcgccaacaggattggcgctagaggaagggctgcgaaccttcgcagtacccttgttcttaaaggagcgttcaatggagccgcctccgatcatctcctccgacacccactccttattttccctcgctgggtccacactcgatgcctccacgcaaggcgtccacgcgacggtccacggcctccgcggccagatctcaggctccagcctcccctcctatttctcaacctcctcctcctcctccagcggcggcggtcggcgcggagcaatttgacttgctggcacagcaggtcagaggcctcgtcgaagctgtgcaagcaatgcagcagcagcagctgcaggcatcagcgcacccggaaagggcgtctccggaatgccagaacccgacgacggggcgggccacctgggccagccgccccgtccttcctggaaaaacaaacccgagggtagagagccctcaatcggaccacgactccacccctggaagatccctacccccgttctgccagaggaccctcgagactcgaagtcgagagaatttcctggaccggaggctccaggagatgaaccggcggattgaagaactccgccatgcaccctccgcttatggtgaggacatttgtactgaccctcccttctcccaaacgatcatgcaggaaccgatcccgccaaacttcaagcttccccagttcgaaagctacgacgggacttcagacccggttgatcatctggaggccttccggacgatgatgctgcttcacggtgctcctgacgccatcttatgccgggctttcccatctactttgaagggagcagcgaggaactgatattcggctttgaaatcgggtaccatcttctccttcgatcaaatgagccaccaatttgtggcccattttgtcagcagccgacgcccccggaagggttcggagtccctcatcaacatcaagcagagggaaggggagtccatacgagcctacatcaaccgcttcaacatcgcggcgctggaggtccggaacttgaaccaatcagttgccatggccgccctgaaaggcggccttcagaagaatgatcttttgttctccctggagaagaagtatcccagagattttgccgatttgctggcccggACTGAGGGATACGCccaagcgaaagaagccttcaaaatgaaggatgaagagacagcaagggagcggcaagcgggagattcgagtaagcccgcagttgagaaaaggccaaaggaagtccggccgcattctcgatcccctcctgggcataagcgcgcccatactccaccccgggcacgcaggcagagaagcccagaccgcggggttcggcggggttccccaccagggagattccataactacgcccccctcaacgcctcgaaggcccaggtattaatggaggtcagggagcagctccctaggtcggagaggatgcgcacacactccgggaagcgcaaccccaacaagttctgcctctaccaccgcgaccacggccacgacacagaggaatgcatccagctccaggacgagatcgaggagctcattcggcgaggtcgacttgacagattcatccaccgcaggcctgagggtaggggagaccggccaagagcccttccacagcctgaaccaccgagaagggaggagcaacccggggaccgacctcccatcgggaccatcgactccatcaccggagggcctcaaggaggagcgggccacccacgaccaaggagctcgaaaaacctgtaaatgtatcacttacgatttcgccttgaatctaattttctttctacttaacgtactggCACGGATTTATTATGACCGGATACGACCCCACCGAATGCTTAaaacatagccatgtcaggaacaggaggagaacctcgtcctgacatgagcaaagtcaaaggcccggttcttttagactgaatggggggagaggccttacaacgccctaatgtgcccccacagtcgtgtcaggaacaggaggagaacctcgtcctgacatgagcaaagtcaaaggcccggttcttttagaccggatgaggggagaggccttacaacgccccaatgtgcccccacagccatgtcaggaataggaggagaacctcgtcctgacatgagcaaagtcaaaggcccggttcttttagatc from Elaeis guineensis isolate ETL-2024a chromosome 9, EG11, whole genome shotgun sequence includes these protein-coding regions:
- the LOC140851513 gene encoding uncharacterized mitochondrial protein AtMg00860-like; this encodes MNKRPPSRQEMDFMSGCKDTGQHLDHLQQVFNMLREQKLYANLKKCEFFTDSLVFLDYVVPSEGMKVDSSKVEAIISWPTPKSIHEVRSFHDLASFYHRFIKGFSTIISPITECIKSSTFKWSEDPQKSFELIKKKMTKVPILVLLDFSKVFEVDCNASSVSVGTVLSQEGKSIAYFSEKLSNNRCNYFTYDKEFYAIVRALDL